In Emticicia oligotrophica DSM 17448, a genomic segment contains:
- a CDS encoding alpha/beta hydrolase: protein MKNKLLLIAAILCGFSAFSQEKIILYPNGVPNSKPSNVSETGADRGLFKGITNPSLEYIKPENPNGTAVIVIAGGGYGVIVYNGEGLGTAKSLAEKGISAFVLKYRLPSDEIMVDKKIGPLQDVQQSIKYLRENAEKYGIDKNKIGVMGFSAGGHLASTAATHFEKSYIENLQNTNLRPDFQVLVYPVITMQDGLTHGGSRDALLGKTPTTEDKDLFSNELQIKTNTPITWLTHTADDKVVDVDNSIQYFENLRKNKVEVEMHIFPKGDHGFIFRHKGWMNPLFDWMERNKLL from the coding sequence ATGAAAAATAAATTACTCTTAATAGCTGCCATCCTTTGTGGCTTTTCTGCTTTTTCACAAGAAAAAATCATACTTTATCCCAATGGTGTACCTAATTCCAAACCATCAAATGTGTCCGAAACAGGTGCCGACCGAGGTTTGTTTAAAGGAATTACGAATCCGAGTTTGGAATATATAAAACCAGAGAACCCTAACGGAACTGCTGTAATTGTGATTGCTGGCGGGGGTTATGGCGTAATTGTTTACAATGGCGAAGGTTTAGGAACAGCGAAAAGTTTAGCAGAAAAAGGTATTTCTGCCTTTGTGCTGAAATACCGATTACCAAGTGATGAAATAATGGTCGATAAGAAAATTGGACCTTTGCAAGATGTGCAGCAATCAATCAAATATTTAAGAGAAAATGCCGAAAAATATGGCATTGATAAAAATAAAATTGGTGTGATGGGGTTTAGTGCAGGTGGACATCTGGCGAGTACAGCGGCTACTCATTTCGAAAAATCATACATAGAAAACCTTCAAAATACCAATCTCAGACCAGATTTTCAGGTACTGGTTTACCCGGTCATTACTATGCAAGATGGTCTAACACACGGTGGTTCGCGTGATGCCCTTCTTGGTAAAACCCCTACAACGGAAGATAAAGATTTATTTTCAAATGAATTACAGATAAAAACAAATACACCAATTACGTGGCTTACTCATACCGCCGACGATAAAGTGGTAGATGTTGATAATAGTATTCAGTATTTTGAAAACCTTCGAAAAAATAAAGTAGAAGTAGAAATGCATATTTTTCCGAAAGGCGACCACGGATTTATCTTCCGTCATAAAGGTTGGATGAATCCATTATTTGATTGGATGGAGCGAAACAAACTACTCTAA
- a CDS encoding sialate O-acetylesterase: protein MKKIFFALALSIILENAFAQDPNFHIYLCIGQSNMEGAARIEEQDTINIDSRFKILEALDCPQLGRKMGQWYLAKPPLCRCNTRLSPADYFGRTLLQNMSPKQSLGLVHVAVAGSKIEIFDKIKYKTYLDSSAKEKPWMINMANSYGGNPYERLIEMAKIAQKSGVIKGILLHQGESNTGDKTWPAQVKKIYDDILADLGMAPNSIPLIAGELVSAEQGGKCASHNTIIATLPQAIPKAIVVSSNGLTAAKDGLHFDSAGVREFGKRYAEALIQYSKK, encoded by the coding sequence ATGAAAAAAATATTTTTCGCTTTGGCATTATCTATAATTCTTGAAAATGCTTTCGCCCAAGACCCCAATTTTCATATTTATCTCTGTATTGGGCAGTCAAATATGGAAGGAGCGGCACGAATCGAAGAGCAAGATACCATCAATATTGATAGTAGATTTAAGATTTTAGAAGCATTAGATTGTCCACAACTAGGCAGAAAAATGGGTCAATGGTATTTAGCTAAACCTCCACTTTGTCGTTGTAATACTCGCCTTTCTCCAGCCGATTATTTTGGCCGAACGCTGCTACAAAATATGTCTCCAAAACAGTCTTTGGGTTTGGTTCATGTTGCTGTTGCAGGAAGTAAAATTGAGATTTTTGATAAAATAAAGTATAAAACTTATCTCGATTCTTCCGCCAAAGAAAAACCGTGGATGATAAATATGGCTAATTCATACGGTGGGAATCCCTATGAAAGACTCATAGAAATGGCAAAAATTGCTCAAAAATCGGGCGTAATTAAAGGAATTCTTTTACATCAAGGCGAATCGAATACAGGAGATAAGACTTGGCCAGCTCAAGTAAAAAAGATTTATGATGATATTTTAGCTGATTTAGGCATGGCTCCAAACTCAATTCCTTTGATTGCCGGCGAATTAGTATCGGCCGAACAAGGTGGAAAATGTGCCAGCCATAATACCATCATTGCCACACTTCCGCAGGCCATTCCTAAGGCAATCGTGGTTTCGTCTAATGGCCTAACTGCAGCTAAAGATGGTTTACATTTCGATTCAGCAGGCGTTCGTGAATTCGGCAAACGCTATGCAGAAGCACTTATACAATATTCAAAAAAGTAA